From Camelina sativa cultivar DH55 chromosome 7, Cs, whole genome shotgun sequence, one genomic window encodes:
- the LOC104701127 gene encoding acyl carrier protein 2, mitochondrial, whose translation MAARGALLRYLRVNVNPTIQNPRECALPFSVLLRRFSEEVRGSFLDKSEVTDRVLSVVKNFQKVDPSKVSPKSHFQNDLGLDSLDTVEVVMALEEEFGFEIPDTDADKIHSINLAVDFIASHPQAK comes from the exons ATGGCGGCGAGAGGTGCTTTGCTTAGATACCTGAGGGTCAACGTGAATCCAACAATTCAAAACCCTAGAGAATGTGCACTCCCGTTCTCCGTTCTTCTCCGCCGTTTCTCGGAGGAAGTGAGAGGCTCTTTCCTTGACAAATCTGAGGTCACAGATCGCGTTCTCTCCGTCGTCAAAAACTTCCAAAAAGTCGATCCTTCTAAG GTTTCACCAAAATCCCATTTCCAAAACGATCTCGGGTTGGACAGTTTGGACACTGTGGAAGTTGTGATGGCATTGGAGGAGGAATTTGGGTTTGAGATCCCTGATACTGACGCAGACAAGATCCATTCCATCAATCTAGCCGTTGACTTTATTGCATCTCATCCTCAGGCTAagtga
- the LOC104704611 gene encoding MADS-box transcription factor PHERES 2-like encodes MRKKVKLSLIENATARRKTFLKRKEGLLKKVNELVTLCDVKACAVIYSPYQSTPEVWPSREGVEEVMSKFMECSVGERTKNMVDQEGFVCQSIAQENEQLNKLHEENRNSQIQDFMFGCLEGKMDVRHLDGRDKGDLRSLFEKYLSVVTQRIEILTKNGESSSSLPPLIADAAAPIDLNQNPNVEEHEDILSMENNHQEPVTARLAALTIADADVSAPNNTKTL; translated from the coding sequence ATGAGGAAGAAGGTGAAGTTGTCGCTCATAGAAAATGCAACGGCGAGGAGAAAAACATTCctgaagagaaaagaaggacTGCTGAAGAAAGTTAACGAGCTGGTGACTCTTTGTGATGTCAAAGCATGTGCGGTCATCTATAGTCCGTACCAATCAACTCCGGAGGTTTGGCCATCAAGGGAAGGTGTTGAAGAAGTAATGTCAAAATTCATGGAGTGTTCGGTGGGAGAGCGGACCAAGAATATGGTGGATCAAGAGGGTTTTGTATGTCAAAGCATCGCCCAAGAAAATGAGCAATTGAATAAGCTGCATGAGGAGAACCGAAATTCTCAGATTCAAGATTTTATGTTTGGTTGTCTTGAAGGGAAGATGGATGTGCGTCATCTTGATGGAAGGGATAAGGGAGATTTGAGATCTTTATTTGAAAAGTATCTCAGTGTTGTTACTCAGAGGATTGAGATCCTAACTAAGAATGgtgagtcttcttcatctttaccTCCTCTTATTGCAGATGCAGCTGCCCCAATCGATTTGAATCAAAATCCTAACGTTGAAGAGCATGAGGACATTCTCTCCATGGAAAACAATCACCAAGAACCTGTAACCGCTCGTCTCGCTGCCCTCACCATTGCTGATGCTGATGTTTCTGCTCCTAACAACACCAAGACGCTTTAG
- the LOC104701128 gene encoding uncharacterized protein LOC104701128 codes for MRALEVSKISVVVSLLLLFSIFISSSPQVNEVSPSSSEGEMKMMPLMEEKFMVMNETRRKLGSFQICSVCTCCGGAKGLCLPSPCCYAINCNIPNRPFGYCSFTPKTCNCFGCHI; via the exons atgagagcTTTAGAAGTATCGAAGATCTCTGTTGTTGTTTcgttgcttcttctcttctcaatctTCATCAGTTCCAGTCCCCAG GTAAATGAGGtgtcaccatcatcatctgaaggagagatgaagatgatgccaTTGATGGAGGAGAAGTTTATGGTGATGAATGAAACAAGAAGGAAGCTTGGGAGTTTTCAGATATGTTCAGTTTGTACTTGTTGTGGTGGTGCTAAAGGTCTTTGCTTGCCTTCACCTTGTTGCTATGCAATTAACTGCAACATCCCTAATAGACCTTTTGGTTACTGCTCTTTCACTCCCAAAACTTGCAATTGTTTTGGCTGCCATATCTGA